A genomic region of Limnohabitans curvus contains the following coding sequences:
- a CDS encoding cobyric acid synthase, translating to MTAKCVMVLGTSSGAGKSWLTTALCRWYARQGLKVAPFKAQNMSNNARVVASHNGLGEVGSAQYFQALAAKAEPDVRMNPLLLKPEADTHSQVVLLGEVNNELTNTPWRGRSEKVWPQIAASLDALRVENDVVVIEGAGSPAEINLMANDIVNLRVARHADARCLLVTDIDKGGAFAHLYGTWALLPPEDQARISGFVLNKFRGDASLLAPAPQMLQDLTGVPTVAVLPMWWQHGLPEEDGVFHYGPTLGTAVSSLSPEGVRSRTVAVIAYPRISNLDEFQPLKNVPGVRLLWARSPADLVGLQVSDWVILPGSKHTSSDLAWLRAQGLDAAIAKHAEQGGAVLGICGGLQMLGEALIDTHGIDGNAAGLGLLPVVTQFAADKTVQRTRAKFGELRGAWSALSGVQVSGYEIHHGQTQAHAAMAAAGQVAHEVMPGLSWQNDAGNVMGSYLHGLFEDPAVLHALFGAQTPTLETVFEGLADYLDQHMRREVLQGLLVSLRN from the coding sequence ATGACCGCCAAATGTGTGATGGTGCTGGGCACCTCCAGCGGTGCTGGCAAAAGCTGGTTGACCACGGCCTTGTGCCGCTGGTATGCGCGCCAAGGCTTGAAAGTGGCGCCGTTCAAAGCGCAGAACATGAGCAACAACGCGCGCGTGGTGGCCTCGCACAACGGGCTGGGTGAAGTAGGGTCTGCCCAATACTTCCAAGCGCTCGCGGCCAAGGCCGAGCCCGATGTGCGCATGAACCCTTTGCTGCTCAAACCCGAGGCTGACACACACAGCCAAGTGGTGTTGCTGGGTGAGGTGAACAACGAGCTAACGAACACCCCTTGGCGTGGCCGAAGCGAAAAAGTGTGGCCACAAATCGCCGCATCGCTTGACGCTTTGCGTGTCGAAAATGACGTGGTGGTGATCGAAGGTGCAGGCTCTCCCGCCGAGATCAACCTCATGGCCAACGACATCGTCAACCTGCGCGTGGCGCGTCATGCCGATGCGCGCTGCTTGTTGGTGACCGACATTGACAAAGGTGGCGCGTTTGCCCACTTGTACGGCACATGGGCTTTGTTGCCTCCTGAAGATCAAGCACGCATCAGCGGCTTTGTGCTCAACAAGTTTCGGGGCGACGCGTCGTTGCTCGCACCCGCGCCCCAGATGCTGCAAGACCTCACCGGCGTGCCCACCGTGGCGGTGTTGCCCATGTGGTGGCAGCACGGCTTGCCGGAAGAAGATGGTGTGTTTCACTACGGCCCCACGCTCGGCACTGCCGTGTCCTCGCTGTCCCCCGAGGGGGTGCGTTCCCGCACAGTGGCCGTCATCGCCTATCCGCGCATCAGCAACTTGGATGAGTTTCAGCCGCTCAAAAACGTGCCAGGTGTGCGCTTGCTGTGGGCGCGCAGCCCTGCTGACTTAGTGGGCTTGCAGGTGAGCGATTGGGTAATCTTGCCCGGCTCAAAACACACCAGCAGCGACCTGGCTTGGCTGCGCGCGCAAGGCTTAGACGCGGCCATTGCCAAACACGCCGAGCAGGGCGGTGCCGTGCTGGGCATTTGCGGTGGTTTGCAAATGTTGGGCGAGGCCTTGATTGACACACACGGCATTGACGGCAATGCAGCGGGCCTAGGGCTGTTGCCCGTGGTCACGCAATTCGCGGCTGACAAAACCGTGCAACGCACCCGCGCCAAGTTTGGTGAGTTGCGCGGTGCATGGTCTGCCTTGTCGGGCGTGCAAGTGAGTGGCTACGAAATTCACCACGGCCAAACCCAAGCTCACGCCGCCATGGCTGCAGCAGGGCAGGTGGCACATGAGGTGATGCCCGGTTTGTCGTGGCAAAACGATGCAGGCAACGTGATGGGTTCTTACCTGCATGGTTTGTTCGAAGACCCTGCGGTGTTGCACGCTTTGTTTGGCGCGCAAACGCCCACGTTAGAAACGGTGTTTGAAGGCTTGGCCGATTACCTAGACCAACACATGCGCCGAGAGGTTTTGCAGGGGCTGCTCGTGTCACTAAGGAATTAA